Proteins encoded together in one Chloroflexota bacterium window:
- a CDS encoding ATP-dependent Clp protease proteolytic subunit, translating into MSLFDFFWIFLIISSLTPLLRQRMLDAARVRTMRKLEVKRKSRVIALIHRQETFSFLGLPLARYIDVHDSEQILRAIHLTDPEVPIDLIIHTPGGLVLAAEQIAYALCRHKGPVTVFVPHYAMSGGTMIALAADQIVMDPNAVLGPVDPQLGQWPAASIVKVVEQKDINEVDDQTLIMADMARKALGQVKRTVARILGENNMSADKAEELATVLTSGTWTHDYPISVHEAQELGLPVSTDMPPEVYELMNLYPQTTQRRPSVEYIPTPYAPPARPARNGKD; encoded by the coding sequence ATGTCGCTGTTTGACTTCTTCTGGATCTTCTTGATCATCTCCTCGCTCACCCCCTTGCTCCGGCAGAGGATGCTGGACGCGGCGCGTGTCCGCACCATGCGCAAACTGGAGGTGAAGCGCAAGAGCCGCGTCATCGCCCTCATTCATCGGCAGGAGACGTTCTCCTTCCTGGGGCTGCCGCTGGCGCGCTACATTGACGTGCACGATTCAGAGCAGATTCTGCGCGCCATCCACCTGACCGACCCCGAAGTGCCCATTGACCTCATCATCCACACCCCAGGCGGGCTGGTGCTGGCCGCCGAGCAAATCGCCTACGCCCTGTGCCGCCACAAGGGGCCGGTTACCGTCTTCGTGCCCCACTACGCCATGTCGGGCGGCACCATGATCGCGCTGGCCGCCGACCAAATCGTGATGGACCCCAACGCCGTCCTGGGGCCGGTGGATCCCCAACTGGGCCAGTGGCCCGCGGCCTCCATCGTGAAGGTGGTGGAGCAGAAGGACATCAACGAGGTGGACGACCAGACGCTCATCATGGCCGACATGGCCCGCAAGGCGCTGGGCCAGGTCAAGCGCACCGTGGCGCGCATTCTCGGCGAGAACAACATGTCCGCCGACAAAGCCGAGGAACTGGCGACCGTGCTCACCTCGGGCACCTGGACCCACGACTACCCCATCTCGGTGCACGAGGCGCAGGAGTTGGGCCTGCCCGTGAGCACGGACATGCCGCCCGAGGTGTACGAACTGATGAACCTGTACCCGCAGACCACACAGCGGCGGCCGTCGGTGGAGTACATCCCGACGCCCTACGCCCCGCCCGCCCGCCCCGCGCGCAACGGGAAGGACTAG
- a CDS encoding rhomboid family intramembrane serine protease: protein MIPLKDTIRARGFSIVNWLLIAANVGVFLLTTWLSPSQQEWLIRTLGVVPARLLGHLDLGQMLTLLTSQFLHGGWFHLISNMWALYIFGDNVEDCMGSRRYLLFYLFSGVVAGLAQSFLSPGSSVPMVGASGAIAGVLGAYLVLFPQSRVITLVPVFLFPWFVQIPAVLYLFLWFVSQLFNGLFALAAAGAVGMYGGVAWWAHVGGFVTGLVLARLLVQRGYNRCYADEIYPW, encoded by the coding sequence ATGATACCACTGAAAGACACCATACGGGCGCGGGGGTTCTCCATCGTCAACTGGCTACTCATCGCGGCCAACGTGGGAGTGTTTCTGCTCACCACATGGCTCAGCCCCAGCCAACAGGAGTGGCTCATCCGCACGCTCGGCGTGGTGCCCGCGCGCCTCCTGGGCCATCTGGACCTGGGCCAGATGCTGACGCTCCTGACATCCCAGTTCCTGCATGGGGGCTGGTTCCACCTCATCAGCAACATGTGGGCGCTGTACATCTTCGGCGACAACGTGGAGGACTGCATGGGCAGCCGCCGCTACCTGCTGTTCTACCTGTTTTCGGGCGTCGTGGCCGGGCTGGCCCAATCGTTCCTGTCACCGGGATCCAGCGTGCCGATGGTCGGCGCCAGCGGGGCCATCGCGGGTGTCCTGGGCGCCTATTTGGTGTTGTTCCCCCAGTCGCGGGTCATCACACTCGTTCCGGTGTTCCTGTTCCCGTGGTTCGTGCAGATACCGGCTGTCCTCTACCTGTTCCTGTGGTTTGTGTCGCAATTGTTCAACGGGCTGTTCGCCCTAGCCGCCGCCGGCGCAGTGGGCATGTACGGCGGCGTGGCCTGGTGGGCGCATGTGGGCGGATTCGTTACCGGTCTCGTGCTGGCGCGATTGCTGGTGCAGCGCGGGTACAACCGCTGCTACGCCGACGAAATCTATCCCTGGTAA
- a CDS encoding DUF11 domain-containing protein gives MERERGNAMPFVLVALVVLAAGVAAFSSPQTQAAPPPIAGITETPTETPTPGDTPTPTLTPAPTATPWPPACTEPLCVWKVDALVDDLARDGQVSPGDTVEYTVLIQSNLAATAAFTFTDQAPPGTALVAGSVNVSPEGSVVSEIPIIVAGSVEPGGAATVRFRVVVQAGPERICNVGLVSVRCPSGPCVGDEPTDDPDTPVDDDWTCTDIRGPALTATPSPTLSPTPTQTPTRTPTHTRTPAPTATRIPDRAPQVPGFDVWCGRSDPAETVELVTVVEDPDGIDDLKLVYFIINTAPSYTDGVGLAYNRQVNKMSIRNDAGTAWVVGGAPGAGGDVSTTRATLHVSESSVADVDGRLVVRWKVTFKAPFAGRVYNLYVAGADYSGLNSGWQNIGAWGVGTAGYPPCVGAVNPPSGASRAGDAAHLVTQFGDPDGVDNLKIVYLLVAQSPSVSGDAVYLAYNRDLNKIFLRNDANTAWLGGYAPGSPNTIENSRVIVDVADCTAVGTANTLVSNWALRFKPAFAGWRYVYASALDDDGHYAAWQRKGFWEITFP, from the coding sequence ATGGAGCGCGAACGCGGCAACGCGATGCCCTTTGTCCTAGTGGCCCTGGTTGTGCTGGCGGCGGGAGTCGCGGCGTTCTCGTCGCCGCAGACGCAGGCAGCGCCCCCGCCCATCGCGGGGATCACCGAGACGCCGACCGAGACCCCGACGCCCGGCGATACGCCCACCCCCACTCTGACGCCTGCGCCGACTGCGACGCCGTGGCCCCCGGCCTGCACCGAGCCGCTCTGCGTGTGGAAGGTAGATGCGCTCGTGGACGACCTGGCCCGCGATGGGCAGGTCTCCCCGGGTGACACGGTGGAATACACCGTCCTGATCCAGTCCAACCTGGCCGCCACAGCCGCGTTCACGTTCACCGACCAGGCGCCGCCCGGGACGGCCCTCGTGGCGGGGAGCGTGAACGTCTCGCCGGAGGGCAGCGTCGTCAGCGAGATTCCCATCATCGTGGCGGGCAGCGTGGAGCCGGGCGGTGCGGCTACCGTGCGGTTCCGCGTCGTGGTGCAGGCGGGCCCGGAGCGCATCTGCAACGTGGGCCTGGTATCCGTGCGGTGCCCGTCGGGGCCGTGCGTGGGCGACGAGCCGACCGATGACCCTGACACGCCCGTGGACGACGACTGGACGTGCACCGACATTCGCGGCCCGGCCCTGACCGCCACGCCCAGCCCGACCCTTTCGCCCACGCCTACCCAGACGCCGACGCGCACGCCGACCCACACCCGCACGCCCGCCCCGACCGCCACGCGCATTCCCGACCGCGCTCCCCAGGTGCCCGGATTTGATGTGTGGTGCGGGCGAAGCGACCCCGCCGAGACGGTGGAACTGGTTACCGTCGTGGAAGATCCCGACGGCATAGACGACCTGAAATTGGTGTACTTCATCATCAACACGGCCCCCTCGTACACCGATGGCGTGGGCCTTGCCTACAACCGCCAGGTGAACAAGATGAGCATCCGCAACGACGCGGGCACGGCGTGGGTTGTAGGCGGAGCGCCTGGCGCCGGCGGCGATGTCAGCACGACCCGCGCCACGCTTCACGTCTCGGAGTCTTCCGTGGCCGACGTGGACGGCAGGCTGGTGGTGCGGTGGAAGGTTACGTTCAAAGCGCCGTTCGCGGGCCGCGTGTACAACCTGTACGTGGCCGGCGCGGACTACAGCGGGCTGAATTCAGGTTGGCAGAACATCGGCGCGTGGGGCGTGGGGACGGCGGGATACCCGCCGTGCGTGGGCGCGGTGAACCCGCCTTCGGGCGCGAGCCGCGCGGGCGACGCCGCCCATCTCGTTACGCAGTTCGGCGACCCCGACGGCGTGGACAATCTCAAGATCGTGTATCTGCTCGTGGCGCAATCACCTAGCGTGAGCGGCGATGCCGTCTATCTGGCCTACAATCGGGACTTGAACAAGATCTTCCTGCGCAACGACGCCAATACGGCATGGCTCGGCGGCTACGCCCCTGGGTCGCCCAACACCATAGAGAACAGCCGCGTCATTGTGGACGTGGCCGACTGCACGGCGGTGGGCACGGCCAACACCCTGGTGTCCAACTGGGCGCTGCGGTTCAAGCCCGCGTTCGCAGGATGGCGGTATGTGTATGCCAGCGCGCTGGACGATGACGGCCACTACGCGGCCTGGCAACGCAAGGGGTTCTGGGAGATCACGTTTCCGTAG